The genomic interval GCCAACGAGCACCGCGCCCTCGGCCGCGAGACCATCTTTGAGATCGTCGACGACAGTGATCGCCCCATCACCGAGGCCGGCGTCGAGGGCCGCGTTGTGGTGACGAACCTCACCCGCCTGCTCATGCCCATCGTTCGCTACCCCGCCGGTGATCGTGCCATGTGGGCCGAGCCGGAGGCCGGCCCGCCGGATCGCAGGTTCGTGCTGCTCGGCCGCTCAGAAGAGGCCGCGCGCATCGGCCCCATGTCGCTCTACTACGATGATGCCCGCGCCGCCCTCGCTCCCTTCGCCGAAGCGCTGCGAATCGCCGGCTGCCAGATGGTCATCCGACATCGCGAGCTCAAAGACGAGCTGGTGCTGCGCGTCGGCGCCGCGGCCGACGCCGCCGACTGCGCCGCGGCCGAGCCCGTGATCACCGAGCGCCTCTACCACGAGCGCCACCTCTTCCCTGATCTGGTGAGCGGAGACAAGATCTGGCCCCTGGCGTTCGAATGGGTCACGCCCGGCGCGCTCGCCATCAATACCCGCACGGGCAAGCTGCGGCGGGTCATCGATGAGCGCCACGCGGTGAAGGCGTGAGTCCACGATCGAGCACCCTCACGATCCCCAACGACGTGGCGCTCGTGCCCGTGGTGACCGGGTTCGTGCGCGAGGTGGCGGCGGTTTGCGGGTTCGATGAGGCCGACCGGCACAAGATCGCGCTCTGCGTCGAAGAAGCCGCGGCGAACGTGATCGACCATGCCTTCTCGGCAGATGAAGATGCCACCTACGCGGTGGTGTGCACGACGCGCACCACTGGCCTCGAGATCGCGGTACGAGACATGGGGCTGCCGTTCGATCCGGAGCGCATCCGCCCGTACGACCCGAACGCCTCGCTCGAAGAGCGCGGCGACCGCGGCCTGGGCATCTTCCTCATGCGCCGCCTCATGGATCACGTGACCTTTCGCAACCTGGGGAAGAACGGCAAGGAGACGGTACTCTTCCGCTTCTTCCCAGGGCTCCACATCGAGCAGATGGAGAGCGACCACGATCTCAGCCCCTGGCCCGCGCCCAAGGCAGAGGTGGCCCGCCGCGAGAACGCCACCTTCTCGCTGCGGCTCATGCGCGCCGAAGAAGCGGTGGAGGTCTCACGCGCCGTCTATCGCGCGTACGGCTACTCGTACGTCTATGAGAACATCTACTTCCCCGACCGCATCCGCGCGCTGAACGCCAGCGGCGAGATGACGTCGGCGCTTGCCT from Pseudomonadota bacterium carries:
- a CDS encoding phenylacetate--CoA ligase family protein translates to ANEHRALGRETIFEIVDDSDRPITEAGVEGRVVVTNLTRLLMPIVRYPAGDRAMWAEPEAGPPDRRFVLLGRSEEAARIGPMSLYYDDARAALAPFAEALRIAGCQMVIRHRELKDELVLRVGAAADAADCAAAEPVITERLYHERHLFPDLVSGDKIWPLAFEWVTPGALAINTRTGKLRRVIDERHAVKA
- a CDS encoding GNAT family N-acetyltransferase, with the translated sequence MSPRSSTLTIPNDVALVPVVTGFVREVAAVCGFDEADRHKIALCVEEAAANVIDHAFSADEDATYAVVCTTRTTGLEIAVRDMGLPFDPERIRPYDPNASLEERGDRGLGIFLMRRLMDHVTFRNLGKNGKETVLFRFFPGLHIEQMESDHDLSPWPAPKAEVARRENATFSLRLMRAEEAVEVSRAVYRAYGYSYVYENIYFPDRIRALNASGEMTSALALSDADGTLAGHVALFSSPASRSLVEIGMAVVKPEFRGYGLSNRLFAFLLDEARSRGFDGVFAHCVTNHELTQRVCLKLGFVDCALQVGFAPSTLSFKGITDVLAQRESVVVSHLTLSKPPPATLFSPPHHAEMLTRMT